The sequence below is a genomic window from Corvus hawaiiensis isolate bCorHaw1 chromosome 17, bCorHaw1.pri.cur, whole genome shotgun sequence.
GTGGGGCTCTCGGGGATGGTGCCATGGAAACTCTACACAGGAGAGCTCAAAACCCACTCCTGTCAGCCCAACTGCAGGGAATGAATTGCTGGGGGtgtttgctcttccctttctccctgatGGAGAGCACATCCTCATTTAGGCACTGCCTAAATCCTGCTTAGCATGGGCTTGGaatcctggctgcagttctggcagctgctccccaaaggAACACTCGAGTGGAGCTGCAAGAGGtcggggaagggcagaaagggaGCTGGGACGGGCTGAGTGAGCTGGGAAAGACTCAGCATCAAGGGCGGCCCCAGCAAAGTCTGAGGCATCccgagaggcagagagagaggggcagcctttgcctgcctgtggcaggagtcCCGATCTGGTATGAAAAGCAAACCCAGAGAGGGAATGAGTGACCTCCCTGTTTTGGCAGCGTGAACGGGAATTGTACGAGGAGCAGATGAGagatctgaaaaagaagaatgaaatgaaaacacctGAAATTCCAAGAAAGGAAACAATGCAACAATTGGAcactgaaaatgaaggaaaacaggaagagtTGGAGCATatggctgctgctttgaaagAAGGCAGTGGGAACACTCAAATCCTGTGTGCTCCACTGGCCAAGGGTAAAATTGCCAAAGAGGCTCTGAAGAAACGCTTGGCCTTCCTGAAGGGAAAGAGTCATCCCCAGGTAGGCACTGGCATTGATCTTCAGTCCACGTCAACGTCTCTCAGTGATTCCAATGAAGTTTCCCATGAAGAGGTGGGATTCTAGATCCCTGTCCGTCTAGGCCTGCTTGGGCAAAGCAGCccgggctgcagcaggcagccttgtgtgtctgcctggctccagccagaGACCATTGGCTGCCAGATTGTTTGCTGGCACGCCTGGAACGACtgatgcagctctggagctgctgttcaaaTCAGCTCCAGGCCAAAAGCTGGGCATGGGGAATTGCTTCTCCCGTGCCCAGGCAAGGGGAGGCAACAGGTGGGGGTTGGATTTGGTGTGGAAAGGAATGGAGCAGGTGAGCAGAGTGATGGACTGAAGTGAGCAGAGTTCTGTAGCGagggctgaagagcagctgcactgctggagcttTGAGGATGCTTCCTGAGATGGAGATTTCTGAGGGACAGCTCTTGTGGTGTTTGAAATAAGGGAATCATCTCCTCTCTGAATACCCAGCAGGCTgttggagcagaagggaagcgGCTGTCAGAGCGCTCCAGGAAGGGTGTGGAATGTGTGCGGGACCaggttgcagcagcagcaaaagacaAGCCAGAGAAGCGTGAGCTCAGGAGAACTTTTGAGGTAAAGTGGGCTTTcgctgcctctgcagagcctcaggCTCCTCTGGAGCATGACACGTGTGCCCAGGCAGTGCTCTGGGGTCCTCTGCTTGTTTCCttgcctctccctgtccctgctgtgggtgcacccttttgtttgttctctctgttgtggcagcccatggctttcACAAAGGCACCTTCACtccgctgcctccctccctggcccCGTGTCCCCGCACACACACTGGcttctcctgcacagcccccagcGAGAGCTCTTTGCCCCCAGTGTTGTCTGGTGCAATTGAGGGTCTCTGAGCAGAGATCTCCTCGCCTTGATGTCCAGAGGTCCTTTTGCCCCATGTTTGCTGACAGGTTTCTGTGACCCTTTCTCCCATCCAACGTGCAGGTGGAACCTGAAGGGAGGAGAATCAGAACTTTTAGGAGAGTGTTCACCCCAGACTACTTTACACTGCCTGTCTCCCAGTCTGACCAGCAAAATGCATCAACCTCTGAAAGACAAGAGTCCTCCAGTAGCTCAGGGGAGCCGCAGCCCTCGTGCTGAGGCACAGCCCGTGGAGAAAGGGGTCAGTGGCCCGAATGTGTGCTTTGGGAATCAGAGCTGGGTTCCTAAATCCTGTCGGAACTCTCTCTCCCAGACCTGTGGTGGCTGAGGGTTGTATGAGGGAAGGGTTTGCCAGCCGTGAACTGGACTTGTTGATCATCTGAGCTCTGTTCAGGGGCAGTGTGGGAGCctgttcctttccccttccccaggggcAGAGTGTTGGTGAGGGCTGGAGTTGGAGGCTGTGTCTGCCCCCACAGCCGGTACCGTGGGGCTGCGGATGCTCCTGCCCGCGTGGGCTTGACTGAGCTGGGCTTTCTGCCTCTTTCAGGTGTCcttgctgcagtcacagctggcCCGAGACCGGCAGGACAacctggagagctgtgcagggagcaggcaggagatgctccCGTTGAGTCACAAGGACCTCCTTACTTCCTAGGCTTGTCAGCGAGGAGCCAGGGTGCAGCTGGATGCAGTCGTAGCCTCAGATTTTGTCCATAGTTTATGTTTAAAGGATTGCAGGTGTAACTGTAGGATTGTAGGACAATAGGTGTAATTGAACCTTTCTACAACTGTGTTCCATAGGATGAAGgatatatttatagaaaataaagtgatttatagaaaaataaaatgatcaTGATTAAATGAAAAGATCTTTATCAGAGTTCTTGACTACCCAGTACAGAGAACTATAACTTCCACTATAGTGCATTACATTTGAAGCAACATGGAAGCAGTTATATTCAAGCCAGCAAAACCTATTATTAATTAAAGATTGATGCTTCTCACCCAAACCAGTGACCGTGGGCAAATATTTCTGTCAGCCTCAAGGAGTGACCTTGAGGGGCATCCTCACTCCAGGGAGGAATCTGCAGATGGGAGACACGTGACATGAACCACTTTGGTGAGGGCAGGAGAATCCTGTCATGTGTGGAGCTTTTCCATTTGTCCTTAGGAAACTGCAACCTGTTTTTTCTCCGAGTCACAGAATCTcaggctgggggaggctggaggcacctctggaggtcaccttGCCCAGCCCCCTGCTCCGTCAGGGCCACCCAGAGCCGGCTGCCCAGGATGTGTCCAGGTGGCTTTTGAgtctctccagggatggagactccaccacctccccgggcaCCTGCACCAGTGCTCGGCCACCCTCCCAGTGCAGAAGTGTGTCCTGAGCTCGGAGGGCCCCTCCTATGTGTCAGTCTGTGCCCGTggctcctggggctgtccctggccccatcccctctgcagcctcctcccGGGTATTTGTCCACAGGGAGGAgatgccctgagcctgctctgctccaggctgggcagtcgcagctctctcagcctctcctcatggcagagatgctgcagtcCCTCCATCACCTTGATGGCCCTGTGCTGGACTGTCTCCAGTCTGTCCCTGTCTCCTGTACtgggcagcccagctctgggcccAGCACTCCAGGGCTGCCCTCACTGGTGTGGAGCAGAGCGGAAGGATCCCCTCCCTCCGCCGGCTGtgacacagctcccagt
It includes:
- the LOC125334974 gene encoding golgin subfamily A member 6-like protein 2, which produces MWTLQDAMLEMEATQATREKQLLQELEESRAGERSLRDSVQVLEAEVSELRRKLQSSDDKALSLAIKFNTSELELRKTQAQWDNLRACNQELQQELEESEQAMWRAEHQKTCQETALEKEAIALKEEAVTLHQEVASLQRKLESLEKERKDVLRERELYEEQMRDLKKKNEMKTPEIPRKETMQQLDTENEGKQEELEHMAAALKEGSGNTQILCAPLAKGKIAKEALKKRLAFLKGKSHPQQAVGAEGKRLSERSRKGVECVRDQVAAAAKDKPEKRELRRTFEVSLLQSQLARDRQDNLESCAGSRQEMLPLSHKDLLTS